ATTACCTCGCGCAGACGGCCGGCAAGGATGCGCCGCGCCAGCTCTCCGACGCAGAGCAGGCGTTTTACCGAGAGGTCTTCCGCGCGATCCGGCGGGAGGACTGGGGCAGCGTGGAGGCGATGCTGAGCAGCCGCCCTGCCGGCCTGCTTCATCCCGTGGCATGGGCGGAATATTACCTCGCCCCGACATCCCCGCGCATCGAGCTGCCTGCACTGCAGGCATGGCTGGCGACCGGCACGAACCTGCCGCAGGCCGAACGTATTGCCCGGCTCTCCGTGACGCGCGGCGCGGAGTTCATGCCCGACCTGCCATACCAGCGCAGTTTCTCGCGACGGTCCGGCCCGCCGAAGCGCATCCGTCCGCGCAGTGTCAGCGATGGCACCATGCCGGGTTCGGTTTCCAACGCCATCAATGAACGGATCAAGAATGACGATCCGGACGGCGCGCGCATCCTGCTGGACGGCGTCGATTCCACCTTGAGCGGAGAGGCCCGCGCGGAATGGCGGCAGAAGGTCGCATGGTCCTATTTCATCGAGAACCGCGACGCCGACGCGCTGGCCATGGCGCAGACCGTCAGCGCAGGCAGCGGCCCGTGGGTGGCGGAAGGCGAATGGGTCGTAGGCCTGGCCGCATGGCGCCTTGGCGATTGCACCTTGGCGCAGAGCGGTTTCGAGCGCGCGGCCTACTCGGCCGAGAACCCCGAGCTGCGCGCGGCAGCCTATTACTGGGCAAGCCGCTCCGCCACGCGGTGCCGCAAGCCGGAGATGGCTGCGGAATTCCTGCGCGGCGCGGCAGGCGACGACCAGACCCTGTACGGCATGCTGGCCGCGGAACAGCTGGGGCGCGCCCTGCCCGACCGGGTCGAATCGCCGCATTTCGACGCGCGGGACTGGGAGCAGGTAGGCGGGCGCACGAATGTGCAGGTCGCCATCGCCCTTGCCGAAATCGGCGAGGACGAGCTTTCCAGCCAGGTCCTGCTGCATGAAGCGCGCATCGGGAACACGCAGCATTACCCTGCTCTCTCCCGCCTGGCGCGGGATCTGGGCTTCCCGCAGACGCAGCTGTACATGGCCTATAACGCGCCTGACGGTCAGTACGCGGATCCGGCGGTCTTCTATCCGGTCGCGAAGTGGCAGCCGGTGACGGGCTGGCAGGTCGATCCGGCACTCGCCTACGCCCACACCCTGCAGGAATCGAACTTCCGTGCCCGCGCGGTCAGCCCGGCGCAGGCGCAGGGCCTGATGCAGATCACGCCCATCACCGTGCGCCAGCACGCGCCCAGCCTGAACATGAGCACCGGCAGCGTCGATATCTTCGATCCCGGCGTGAACCTGGCATTCGGCCAGCGGAACCTGGAGATGCTGCGCGATAACTCCGCCATTCGCGG
This genomic interval from Paraurantiacibacter namhicola contains the following:
- a CDS encoding lytic transglycosylase domain-containing protein gives rise to the protein MIRALTAALAACSALAAVPAANAQGSDTRSYYLAQTAGKDAPRQLSDAEQAFYREVFRAIRREDWGSVEAMLSSRPAGLLHPVAWAEYYLAPTSPRIELPALQAWLATGTNLPQAERIARLSVTRGAEFMPDLPYQRSFSRRSGPPKRIRPRSVSDGTMPGSVSNAINERIKNDDPDGARILLDGVDSTLSGEARAEWRQKVAWSYFIENRDADALAMAQTVSAGSGPWVAEGEWVVGLAAWRLGDCTLAQSGFERAAYSAENPELRAAAYYWASRSATRCRKPEMAAEFLRGAAGDDQTLYGMLAAEQLGRALPDRVESPHFDARDWEQVGGRTNVQVAIALAEIGEDELSSQVLLHEARIGNTQHYPALSRLARDLGFPQTQLYMAYNAPDGQYADPAVFYPVAKWQPVTGWQVDPALAYAHTLQESNFRARAVSPAQAQGLMQITPITVRQHAPSLNMSTGSVDIFDPGVNLAFGQRNLEMLRDNSAIRGQLPKIMAAYNAGLTPITRWNSEINDQGDPLLWMESIPYWETRGYVAIVMRNYWMYERQAQAVSSSRKALAENAWPDFPGAQGGADSRVMGGQR